The following nucleotide sequence is from Desulfobulbaceae bacterium DB1.
TTCCCGGATCAGGGCCACCGGGGCCTCGATGTTTATTTTCAGGATTTCATCCACCTTGTCCCTGGGGTACTGATCAAAGGTCAGGGCATGCATGATGCCCGCGTTGTTTATCAGGATATCGACGGGGCCGATTTCAGCAATCAACCGGGGAATTTCGTCGATATTCCGGAGATCAAAGGATATTGTCTCCATGTTTTCCTGATCAGCAAGGGGAAAACCGGTAAAATCCCGCGCCGCCACGATGACATGATAATCTTTCTCAAGGAATTTTTGCGCGGTGTGCAGGCCTATTCCCTTGTTGCCGCCGGTTATCAGGACCTTTTTTTTCTTCATGAATCTCCTTAAAAGCCTGTTGTGCTGCGCCGGGGATCGGGCAATTTTTCGGTGCATTGCCCGTCATGATCGAGGAGCGGCAACCGTCTCAGGCTGTCATGGAAGAGTGTTCAGGGCGCTCAAGGCCGCGTCGTAATCAGGCTCCTGGACAATCTCCGGCACCTGTTGACAATAACCGACCCGGCCTGATTTGTCTATGATGACAATGGCTCGCGCCAGCAGGCCGCGAATCGGGCCGCTGGTGATCAATACCCCGTAATCCTTGCCGAAATCAGGTGAACGGAACACAGAAAGAGGAATGACGTTTTTAATCCCCTCGACTTCACAGAAACGCTGGTGGGCAAAGGGCAGGTCGGCTGAAATGCAGAGCACCACGGCATCTTTGGCGTCAGCGGCATCCTTGTTGAATTTACGGACGGATGCGGCGCAAACCGAGGTGTCGATACTGGGAAAAATGTTCAAGATAACTTTTTTGCCGGTAAAATCCTGGAGGGAACAATCGGACAAATCGGTCTTGGTCAAGGTGAAAGAGGGGGCCTTGCTGTTGAGAGAAGGCAGTGCGCCGATCGTCTCGATCTCGTTTCCCTGTAATGTGATGCGTGCCATTTTATTCCTCCTTTGTTGGGTTATTTCTTGTGGTCTTTTTGTTTTTTCTGTTTTTCAAACGGGGCATGCACCCCTTGCCGCAGGCTTTGCATTCGGGTTTCAAGAAAGGTGATGCCGCTCAGAAGAGCCACGGTGATGAACGTCACCACCAGGGCCTCCGGGTATTTTTCAAAACCGATCAAAGAGCCGGTGGCGGCAAGGACCCAGACAACGGCAGCCGAAGTGACGCCGAGGACAATTCCCTCGCGGGAAAGGATGACACCGGCGCCGAGAAAGCCGATTCCGGTAACAACTTGTCCGAGGACGCGGGTCATGTCCGAATTGTCGTTGGTAAACTCCACGCCGAGGGAAATAAAGAGCGCGGTGCCGAGGCAGATCAGGATACTGGTTCTGATACCCGCCGGTTTCCCCCGCAGTTGCCTTTCAAAGCCGACAATGGAACCGCAAAGGATGGCGGTGCCGATGCACTTCCAGAAGTGTGTGGTGAAGATGTCCATGTCACATCGTCTTCTTCATTTCCTCAGGGGTGGCGCCGTTGCCTGGCATCATGGCAATCAGCGTCCAGCCGGGCCGGGGTTTTATTTTGTGATCCGTGGTAAAAATTTCCAGATTGCCGTTCGGTTGAACGGCAAATAACGGGATCAATCGCGATTCGTACTTTTCAATCAGTTTCTCATAGGTGAACTGTTCCGTCAAGGGAGTGTTATGGATTTTCCATCCTTTTGTCAGGTTGGCGGCGAGATCGGAAAAGGTGATGTCTTTGCCGAAAAGCGCGTCCGAATCCGGGAATCCGGCCACCGGTCCCGCGGCGATGCCGGTGAAAAGGAGGAAAAGAATGGCGGGCAGTTTGACCCTCCAGGCGATCCACTGACAGATGATGCCTGCAAAGATAACACATGCCGGGATGAAAACTTTATCAGTGAGCAGGGGCGCGGTCATTTATTCACCCTCTTGCCGGGATTTTCATCATTTTCGCGACAGCAAGAACGATCCAGGTGGATGTCATCCCAGGCGGCGGGATCGGTCAATGGTTCGAGATGGGTAAAGACGGTGACATTCGGCAGGGCCTGACGTATTTTTTCCTCGATTTCCTCCAGCAGTTGATGTCCTTGCAGCACGGTCCACTCCGCCGGGGTGAGAACATGAAAAGAAACAAATTTGTGCGAACCTGCCTGGCGGGTGCGCAGGGCATGGTAGTCGATTCCGGATGCGCGGTAATCATCCAGGATAGCCCGGATGCTCTGCCTGTCTTCCGGCGGCAGGGCGGTATCCATTAAGCCGAGAATGGAGTTTTTGATTATTTTAAATCCGGTGCGGACAATGTTTGCGGCAACGAAAAGGGCAACCAGCGGGTCGAGCCGGTTCCAGCCGGTCAGGGAAACGGCTCCGACTCCGGCCAGCACTCCCACCGATGTCCAGACATCGGTGAGGAGATGATGGGCGTTTGACTCCAGTGCGACGGAATGGAATTTCCTGCCTGCTTTGATCAGAACGAGGGCGACCACCAGATTGATCAGCGAGGCGACAAAGGAGACAGCAAGGCCGAGGCCGATTTTTTCCAGGGGGACCGGATAAAGAAGCCGTTGCGCCGCAGCCAGTGCTATGCTGCCCGCAGCGATGATTATCAAGCCGCCTTCAACACCGCTTGAAAAATATTCAGCCTTGGTATGTCCGTAGGCGTGGTTGTCGTCCGCCGGCAGAGCGGCTATTTTCAACATGACCAGGGCAAGGACGGCACCGATCAGGTTGACGATTGATTCAAGGGAGTCGGAGAGGAGACCGACCGAGCCGGTCAGCAGATAGGCAAACGTTTTCAGGCCGATGGTGGACAGGGCTGCGCCGATGGAAAGCCACGCGAATTTTGTCAGGCACGTTGATTGGCTCATGGCCGGTTCAATACGGTCTTTGCCCGATGATGTTGCCCGTCGGGGAATAAATACAAAGCCAGACCTGAGATTTGTCGGTGCAGACGGCCTTTGCGCAACCGACTTCGGTGGTGTTTTTCCAGACAATCTGGGTGTAATGGCCACAGGTTTTACCCAGCGGAGCCCGGCAGGAGTTGGTTTCGGCGGAGTACCACTTTTTTTCACTCCCCCACGCCTCAACCACATACTGCTCGGAAACATTCTGCACGGAATTATGCCACCGCCACTGACCAAGCGCATTTTTTTCCGTCGCGGTCTGCAGGGGGCTGGCCCAATAGAGATTTTCGCCCGGTCCGTTGTGGCTCATTTTACATCCGTTTTCCCGCATCGTTTTAATATGCCGTGCGGCTTGTCGCGCCAGTTGATCAGACCATTTCATTTCCGGGGACCCGACCTGTTTTCTCAAGAGATTGTGGGCACGAACAATGGCTTCGGGCTGAATCGCGTTTCCTTGGGAAAAAGCGGGCAAGGGGGAAAGAAAGCCGATCATCAGAAAAAAATAAGCGGAAAGGGGAAGTGATTGGGGCGGCACTTTTTTCTCCGTAAGAATCAGAGGAAAAAAATGGTTTTATAACCATGTTGATAACAAAGCAACAGTTGCTTCCCTTTCACATAGCATCAATTGGTTTTCTTTGCCACAGGAAATATATGATGACGGCTTTTCAGCAATGTCCGGTTGGCGATGATGGTTGTCGGTTTCCGGATCACGCGGCAGAACATGCGCCACGGTATTGAATGACCGTGATCAGTTCCGGCTTTCTGTTTTTGCCAGTTCTCCCAGCATCAGGGGAAGATGTATCTCCAGGATGTTTCCGCCCCCCGGCTTTTCCGAGAGCCTGAATATCCCGTTGTGCTCCTCGATCACCAGGCGAACATAGGACAGTTCCATCCTGGTTTTGTCCCGATGTTGACTGGAAGCGGATTCCTCGGATTGATCAAACTCTTCCCACGTCAGGCGGGGACCGTTATACGTAATGAATGCCTGCAGGAATCTTCCTTCCGCCATTGTCGTCAATGTGACGGCATCCCCGCTTTTGCTGACGTCGACACCATATCTGACAATATTGATGAACGCCTGTTTGATGAGGTGTTTGGCGCCTTGGAAACGCAACGGCCCCGGTGTCGGAAAAAAATGCAGCATCACGCCTTTTTCTTCGGCTTCGACGGCCACGATATCCAGCGTTTCCCGAATGAGATCGTTCAGGTCGTTGATAAAGAATTTTTTCTCCCGTTGCGGCAGGATATCGTCGAATTTGCCGACGAGCTCTTCCAGTTTTTCCGCCTGTTCCAGCACTCTTTTCATGTGTTCTTTGTCCGGGTGATCTTTCGCTGTTCTGTTGAACATTCTCCGGGTCAGGCCGCCGATAACCATGGCCGGATTCCGCACCTGATGGTCCATGCGCAGCGCCATCTGGACCCGGGTCCGTTCCGCCACGATTTCTTCCATCTCCCGGTTGAGTTGCAGGAGCTGCCGTCCTATCCGTGAAATTCTGTCCCGGTCCCGGGCCATGAGGTTCATGATGATTTCGGTGCGCCTGAAGTAGAGCGTGACGGATGCGATGACGATAAAGGTAATGCTGTTGATCGATCCGCTGATCGGAGAAATTGCGGGCCACAACGCGCTTTTGCCGGAAAAGAAAAGAAGGTGTTTCAGGATATGACCCAGGGAGCGGGAGGCGGAAAAAGCAAATATGGCCGCTGAAAACCAGATGAGATAGTTGGCGAGAGGTGTTTCAGGGGCGCGTTGGTTTATTTTCCGGCTTGTTTGAAAGCAAAGCAGTGAAAAAATGATCATGCCGATGGATCCCAGCAGATCAATTATCCAGACGGGATAGAGGGACCAGGTTGTCATGGCTGCCGCCCTTTTGGTCCGGGATTTTTTCCGGGCAATTCATTGAGGATTGCCTTGAGCGCCAGATAAAAACAGATAACCGCCGGAAGACAGAGAAGGTGATCCATCTTGAGAAAAAAATAAACGATTTCGCGCCATGAGGAAATGACAAGGCGGGGAGACAAGGGCGTTGGTGCAAAGGTGAAATTCTCAGGCGGGACGAGATATTCAATGATATGACCGCAGAATGCCCAGACATTCCAGATGACGAGCAGCAGGGCGCCCCAGAAGAAAAATTGCCACGGTTTTCTGGTTGACAGGGTGGAACGATGGATGTTCAGCGCAAAAATAACCATGGAAAGGGCGAAGAAAACATGGGCGCCTTGATGGACATAAATTCCCTCTCGCCCAAGATGGGTCTGGATGGCAAGGGCGGGCTGGGGCCAGAGCAGGAAGAGCCCGGTCAGCAGGGCAAACGGTTTCAGTGAAAATGGGAAAAGGGCGCTTGTCATGGGTTGTTTCTGAAATCACGGGAGGTTAATCCATAACGGCGCATGATGCGCTGAAATGCCTGACGGTCAAGACCGCTGTCTTTGGCCGAGGCGGTGACATTGCCCTGGTGCCTGATGAGCAGGTTGGTTATGTAGAAGATGGAAAATTGCTCGACCACCTCGGCCTTGGCGTCTTTATAGGTAAGGTTGTTTACTGTGGAGAAATCGGCAAGGGGCGATTCTTTTTCCGCCCGGTCAGCGGTGGCGCTGATCTCATTGACGTCGATTTCGTTTTGCGGGGCGAGAAGGACCGCCCTTTTCACGGTGTTTTTCAGTTCCCGGACATTGCCCTGCCAATGACGGTGAAAGAGCATCTGCATTGCCTTGGGCGTAATGACAAGATTCTGCCGTTTGTATTGTTTTTGATACCTGCGCAGAAAGTGCTGGACGAGGAGGGGAATGTCTTCTTTCATTTCCTTCAGGCTCGGCATGGTTACCGTGACGACATTGAGCCGGTAAAACAGATCTTCCCGGAATTCGCCTGACGCCATTTTTGCCTCCAGATTCTGGTTGGTGGAGGCCACCACCCGGACATCTATTTTGATGGTGTCGTTCTGGCCCAAGGGTTGGATCTCCTTTTCCTGCAGGACGCGGAGCAGTTTCGTCTGGATGGAAACGGGAATATCGCCGATCTCGTCAAGCAGAATGGTGGAATGGTTGGCGGCGAGGAAGAGCCCTTTCTTGTCCTGCATGGCCCCGGTGAAAGCGCCCTTGCGGTATCCGAACAACTCGCTTTCGAGTATGTGTTCAGGCAGCGCCGGACAGTTGACGACGATCATCTTTTGGGTGCATCTTTTGCTCAAGGCATGCAACGCCCTGGCCGCTCCCTCCTTGCCGGTGCCGCTTTCCCCTCTGATGAGCACGGTCGCATCCGTATCAGCCACCCTGGTGATGAGTGCCATGGCCTGGCGCAGGGCCGGCGAATGCCCGACAAAGCCTTCGGGTGGACTGACCACGGCGAGTCTTTCCTGCAGCCGACGGTTGTCGCGCAGCAGTCTGGTTCGTTCAAGGCAGTTGTGAATAACCCTGACGATGTGGTCTTTGTCAAACGGTTTCTCCAGGAAGTCATAGGCCCCGTCCTTTAAAGCCTGGACAGCCATTTCAATAGTGCCGTAACCGGTCATGACAATGACGGAAATGGTTTCATCCCGCTCCCGGATTTTTTTCAACAAGGTCAGGCCGTCCATGTCCGGCATTTTGATGTCGGTGACCACCACATCCGGGACATGGGATTCCATTTCCTTGATCGCCATGGCGCCGGTCGCGGCGAGGATGACGTCGCAGTGACATTGGCGTCTGACGATCAGGCTCAGCATGTTGAGCATGTCCGGTTCGTCATCGACGAGCAGGACCGATGGTTTGCCGTTTGCGACCGGAACCGTATCAGTTTTCATTTCGGTTTGCTCATGGAGCTGAGGTAATGAAAATATGTTTGAATAAATCTGCCGGACAGGGTGTCGGCAAAGGACACCCGAAACAGGGATTCGTCCGGTAATACCCCGGACAGGGCAAGAAATACCGAACGGGAAAGGGTGGAGAGAATGGTGTTCGCTTCGGGGAAAATTTCGGATGTTTGTTCCAGTCCGTACAAGCGACAGCTCAGGGGGCGGCAGTTTGCCATCCGGCATGTGTCCTCAAGCAGGGGGCAGGCGAGGTTTTGCTTGAGATAGCAGCGTTTCAGATCCTCGGTGGTGCCGACCTCGTTGTCTTGGGCAAGGCGGCGGATGATGCGGGATCGTTCCACCGCTTTTTCAATCACTTCCTCCCGGAGTCTGCTGCTCAGGGTTTTGTTCATCTTGTTGCTCAGGTAAATGGCCTCTATGAGCTGCAACTCGAAATAGCGACGGCAACCATCCGTGCGATCAACACCGCATCGGGGAATTTCTTTTTCCCCGCCGGAGGACGTTATCCTTTTTTCCACTTCCGTCACCAGCCCTTCATATTCGGCAAAAAAAACGCTCAGATCGACGATATGCCGATTCTCCAGGCTTGGTTCGCGAATTGTCAGTTCTCCGGATTTCTTGCCGTATTTTTTCAGCAGGCGCCATTGTGAAAAACTGGCCGGCGTGGCCTTGGTGTTTTTGAGGGTCTTCTCCGCCATCTTCATGCCCATGCCCCGCCGGAGAAGATAGGCGGTGACAAAGGTTCCGGTTCTGCCGATCCCATGGCGGCAATGGATCAGCACCTTTTTGCCGAGGTAAATGGCCTCGTCGAGCCAATGGAGTCCTTTTTCCATGTCGGCCATGTCCGGGGTTGATTCGTCGGGGATGGGCAGAAAGTAAACCTCGAATCCGGAATCCTGTTCAATTTCATGAAGATCGCAGAATTCCCCACAGAGATTGACGATGGCATCAATCCCCTGGGATTTGATGGCGTCAAGCTCGGCATAGGACATGGGGGCATAACCCACCGCAAGATTATCGGTTATCCAGTTCAGTCGATATTCGGACATTGTTTTCCGGTTTTCGGCGGGCAAACCTGATATCAATCAGAAAAATCATATCTGCCGTTCATGAACTCGTCAACCATGTCGAGGACCATGTGTTCGTCCTTGAGGACCATATCCATCAATTTGGTTGCTCCCAGCAGACGCCCCAGCATGTCAAGTCGTTCTTTAATAATGACATCATTATAGCGCACCAGGCGGGCGTCAAGCAAATCTCCTTTGGTGGTCACGGAAAAATCAAGGCGCTTGAGAATCTCACTGATAAAATGTATGCGCAGGGCAATGCCGGAAAAATTTCCCCCGCCCCCGGCAAAACGGAGCATGATGTAATTTTCTTCGGCAATGGCGCCGCAGAGGCAGTCGACAATGGCGAAATGATAGCCGAAGCGCATGTTCAGATTCAAGTAATCCTTGGAAACAACGGCATAGCTGGCAAAAGAGGCATCTTCATTGCTGATGATACCCTCTCCCATGATTATTTCACTGAAATTTTTCCAGTCGAAATGTGCATGTCGTTGCCAGTTCACTGCCGGATGGCTGAGTCCGCGGAGGAGAGATCTGAGTGGCGTTGATACCAATTCGTTTTCGCACAGTTTCTCGTTGTTTTTTTTATTTGCGTTCGTGCCGCCGCCCATGTCAAGGATATACAGCGCCAGGGGGAGAGTTGTTTCCAGGAGAAAGTTGTCCTTTTTTTTTGATAACCGGGTGCCTGCCTGGGTAAACATGGCAAGCAATGCCTTTTCATGAACGAAACGGATAATGTCGTGCAGGGAGCGGCAATTTTCCGGGGAAAAAGCGGAATCAGCCGGATTGACCAGTTTGAGCGGAAAAATAAACGGCGCCGCCTTGGCGAAACAGTCGTAAAAGGGATTGGATACTTCCGTTTTGCGGCGGGCGGGGCACCTGGCAAGAATGGGCGGGATGCAACCGTCAAAAACCATGCCTCCGTCGCTCCAGACGGTAACGGTTTGGCCGGGGGCGAGAATGGTGCTGCCATTGCCTGTCTTGACCAGCACCGGAACACCGAACTCACGAGCCACGGAGGAAAAGTGGTCTGCCGCGCTGCCCAGGTCCGCCACCACGGCAGTTATGCGGTCAAACACG
It contains:
- a CDS encoding lipid hydroperoxide peroxidase, which translates into the protein MARITLQGNEIETIGALPSLNSKAPSFTLTKTDLSDCSLQDFTGKKVILNIFPSIDTSVCAASVRKFNKDAADAKDAVVLCISADLPFAHQRFCEVEGIKNVIPLSVFRSPDFGKDYGVLITSGPIRGLLARAIVIIDKSGRVGYCQQVPEIVQEPDYDAALSALNTLP
- a CDS encoding cation-efflux pump, with product MSQSTCLTKFAWLSIGAALSTIGLKTFAYLLTGSVGLLSDSLESIVNLIGAVLALVMLKIAALPADDNHAYGHTKAEYFSSGVEGGLIIIAAGSIALAAAQRLLYPVPLEKIGLGLAVSFVASLINLVVALVLIKAGRKFHSVALESNAHHLLTDVWTSVGVLAGVGAVSLTGWNRLDPLVALFVAANIVRTGFKIIKNSILGLMDTALPPEDRQSIRAILDDYRASGIDYHALRTRQAGSHKFVSFHVLTPAEWTVLQGHQLLEEIEEKIRQALPNVTVFTHLEPLTDPAAWDDIHLDRSCCRENDENPGKRVNK
- a CDS encoding DNA-binding response regulator, with translation MKTDTVPVANGKPSVLLVDDEPDMLNMLSLIVRRQCHCDVILAATGAMAIKEMESHVPDVVVTDIKMPDMDGLTLLKKIRERDETISVIVMTGYGTIEMAVQALKDGAYDFLEKPFDKDHIVRVIHNCLERTRLLRDNRRLQERLAVVSPPEGFVGHSPALRQAMALITRVADTDATVLIRGESGTGKEGAARALHALSKRCTQKMIVVNCPALPEHILESELFGYRKGAFTGAMQDKKGLFLAANHSTILLDEIGDIPVSIQTKLLRVLQEKEIQPLGQNDTIKIDVRVVASTNQNLEAKMASGEFREDLFYRLNVVTVTMPSLKEMKEDIPLLVQHFLRRYQKQYKRQNLVITPKAMQMLFHRHWQGNVRELKNTVKRAVLLAPQNEIDVNEISATADRAEKESPLADFSTVNNLTYKDAKAEVVEQFSIFYITNLLIRHQGNVTASAKDSGLDRQAFQRIMRRYGLTSRDFRNNP